CGGTTGAAGCACGCGCTGCATCCACAAAATACCCGGATGGGTTGGGCAATGGTGACGCGCAGCACTACTTGCTACTGAATGAAGGTGTGTTAGCGCCCGGGGCATCGCTACAAAGCACATACGGCTGGTTGAAGCCTGTGCTGGTTACAACGCCTGCAGATAGCATCGACTTGTTTGTTTATCCGAAGAGTGCTGCTGATCCAGCTGGTGTTGCCGTTCAGGAGAGTTTTGTGCAAACAGCCACTGGTTTTCGCACTCTCTTGGGGGAGGTAGATGGCACCCTGTACATAGGTCGGTTTGCAGCAGGTGGTTTTGGAAACAGGCTCGAATTTCGACAAGATGCTACCAGCAAGTTGGACTTCGACAAACCCTGCAATTTTGTTGCGCAACACATCAATGGCTCCATCACAGCCATCGAGTCAGATCGGCCGGTAACGGTCACCTACAAAGGGGAAAAACTTGCATTAGGTGCATTTGAGCCGCTATATCTTTAAACTTTAGCGTACCACCCATCATGCAAAGGCTCCCCCATGAAGACACTCTTCCTTTGCGTGCTCTTTTGTTGCGTGTTGGCACCGCCAGCCGTTAAAGCACAGCAAATATCCCAACCTGAACTCGTTTTTCTAACACCGGAATGGACTGGTGAACGGTTTGAAGATGGCCGGCCCCGCGTACCGGATGCCATTCTTGAACGCATGCGTCTCGTCACGCTCGAAGAAGCCTGGGCCGTGCTGAAAGGCGAGAACTTTCGGCATCAGTATGATGATGGCTGGATGACCATTAACCCCGACAGTGTACTGGTCGGGCGCGCATTAACCGCGACCTTTATGCCCGGCCGGCCCGATATACACCGCGTCATCGACGACCGTGGGCACAACCAAGGCGGCCGTATCAAGTCTCAAAATGCCTGGCCGATCGACATGCTCGTGCAGGGCGATGTGTACGTTGTTGATCAGTTTGGTGCGCATATCGATGGCCCAACCATTGGAGATAACCTCGGCAATGCCATTTATGCGCGCTCAGGAAACGGTATCGTTTACAACGGCGCGTTGCGCGACATCGATGGCTTGAAAGAAATTGGCAGCTTCACCTCCTTCTTCAGAAGCTACCACCCCTCCCATCATTTGAATAATCCGGACGGCGCGTTAAACACCACGCTTGTAGGCATCAACCAGCCCACGCGGATTGGTAAGGCCACAGTGATGCCGGGCGACGTGGTGCTGGGCCGTGATGGTGGAGTCATTTTTATCCCACCCCATCTGGCGGAGCGTGTAGTTACAACCTCGGAAGTGGTTAGGCTGCGCGACATGTTTGGGCACCAGCGTTTGCGTGAGCAACGCTACACCGCCGGCCAGATCGACACCCGCTGGTCCGATGAAATTGAGCGCGATTTTTCGCAGTGGCTCAACGCGCATATTGATGACCTGCCCGTGCCGAAGGCGCAAATCCAGGCCCTCCTTGCAAAGCGCACCTGGTAACAGCAGCATACCCTGACTATTTAATCCCCCATGACCATGAAAAA
The DNA window shown above is from Bacteroidota bacterium and carries:
- a CDS encoding RraA family protein encodes the protein MKTLFLCVLFCCVLAPPAVKAQQISQPELVFLTPEWTGERFEDGRPRVPDAILERMRLVTLEEAWAVLKGENFRHQYDDGWMTINPDSVLVGRALTATFMPGRPDIHRVIDDRGHNQGGRIKSQNAWPIDMLVQGDVYVVDQFGAHIDGPTIGDNLGNAIYARSGNGIVYNGALRDIDGLKEIGSFTSFFRSYHPSHHLNNPDGALNTTLVGINQPTRIGKATVMPGDVVLGRDGGVIFIPPHLAERVVTTSEVVRLRDMFGHQRLREQRYTAGQIDTRWSDEIERDFSQWLNAHIDDLPVPKAQIQALLAKRTW